TTTGATATATTCTGCTGTCTCCGCGGTGGTTAATGGTCGTATTTTCGCGAATTGATCTAATTGTTCATTGCGATTTGCTGCTTTCTCCAACCCATCGTATATTACCTTCTCATCTCCTGTTAAGGCATAGCCCATGGATCGCTTCGCTTGCCGCCTGAACTCCATGCGAGGAAAGCTCATTGTGAAATATTTGCGAATCTGTCAAAAAGGATCCTTTCGTAAATAGGCTCTTTGTTCTCTCTTGAACACCAAACCAGAATGTCGAAGGCTCAGTTAATTCTGGCAATGCTTTAGATGAACTTGCAAATCCTGCATCAGTTGCCATACCGTCATCTAAGTAGGAATTCTTACGATTCGGATCCAAATTACCGGCTAAATAATTCCCCTTCTCTTCTTACGGATATATAAGACCCGAGTATTCCCAGCTTTACCTAAATGTATTCTGTTTCTTCCGGAATCTGAAGGTATTCGGGTTAGATGCGATCGTCAAAGGATGGTGGGAGAGAATCGGAGTCGTCGAGCAAGGGACAGAGGTCGAGGCAAGCGAAGGGCAAAGCAAGCCGCTTCATTTTGGGGGAAAAACGAGGCGGTTAGAAGCTCCACCTGCTTCGCAGGCGCCTCGTTTTTCTCCTAAGCTGAAAGCTATTATACAGACCACTGTGCGGATTAGCAACAAAAAATGCTTACTTATTTCCCCAGTACAATCCTAACAAAGGAGAAGCGGAGAACAAAGAAGCTTCCGCCCTTCCTCTAAAAACGGAATACTATCATAAGATCACAGAGTTCTTCTTAGATACCTTCTACCCTAAGTTCTGCCCGGAATGTAAGATCCAATTAACGAAGAAAATCGCAACAAGAGACTACCTGATTCGCTGCGAAGAGTGCCACTACCTCACCTCAAGACTCTCATATACTCCCCTCCACCATTTTAAGCTACCCTTGTGGGTATTCGGATACGTGCTGGAAGAAGCATACCTCCAAAGCCCGAAAGTTCTCACAGCCTCCGCGATTCAGAAGAAAACCGGGATCTCCTACAAAACGGCACTACTTCTAAAACGCAGGATCCAAATCTTCGCAAGTGAACAAAAAGAGAACGTAAGAGACATGCTGTATTCAAAACTACAGACGGAGATTGAAGCGGAATTTTTAAAGGAAAACCGGCGCATTGAATTTCCAAAACGATCTAAAACCGGGCGCAAACCTAAAACAGAAGAAGCAAATTTCGCGGAGAAAAGCGCACCTAAGAAGAATACCAATCCCCCACTAACCATAATGAACGCGGATACAGTAGTACTCTATTCAGCCTCCCAGAGAGCAAATAAAGGCCGTAAAAGGCATAAACACAACGGTTCTACAGCATCTATCTATATGAGTGAGAAACTAGGCGGGAGACAGGTAGGAACCTTAGTGCATACAATCGCGGGAAGTAATGGAGCGTTAATCTTAGATTCTGTACCAGACCAAAAGATGAATACTTTAGGGCCGATTATAAGAAGGAATATCCCAGAAAGATCACCTATACACACGGATTCAGGGTATCCTTGGCTAAATAGCGTATATGAAAGCCACAGAATGGTGAATCATTCGGCCCACTCTAAGGACAAGAGATACCAATGGGCGAGAAATCGCTGGGTAACAAAAGACGGAGTTCACATCCAGTACGCGGAGGGAAACCACAGAGCGATCAAGCAGGCATTCTCTTCCTACGGATACATTAGGCCGGAGTATTCCCAGCTTTACCTAAACGAGTTCTGTTTCTTCCGGAATCTAAGGGTATTCGGGTTGGATGCGATCGTAAAAAGCTGGAGGGAGAGAATCGGGGTCGTCGAGGAAAGCGCCAAAGCGGACCAAGGGCAAATCGAGCCGCTTCATTCGGGGGGAAAAACGAGGCGGTTAGAAGCTCCACCTGCTTCGCAGGCGCCTCGTTTTTCTCCTAAGCTGAAAGCTATTATACAAACCACTGTGCGGATTAGCAACAAAAAATGCTTACTTCCTGACCTCTCTCTTTAGATCCTCTTTTACCTTGTCTCTCGTTGTCCCGCTCCGATTTTCCAGTCGGATCGTATAATGGATCTGGTATTTAGTAACCACCGGTTTTTCTTCGGAATGTTCCATAGCCCAACGAGTCACATCGTTTTGGATCACTTTCGCCAAGTCGTTGATTCTGGGTACCCGAGTATTGAATCGGATCGTTTCCACCGCGCCGGTGTTTCCATTCAGGATCACTAAAATGATCCCGTCATCGGTAAAATTGATCCGATTGTACTTGGCGAGTTCCTCGCTGATAAGTGCATCCCCGCCCTTATCTACTTTTCTGTGAATGAACTTCGCTCCGCGGATTTGTCGCAATTTATAATGATCACTCGTGATATAGACCCGGAAGTATTCGCTCGAATCCTTGGAAAGCGTCTGAAAGGACGCCGGATCATTCGTCGTGATTTTTACTTCGTTCCCCTCTTCGTCCAATACGGTCTCAAGTTCGCCCGCAGGATTCGGCAAAGGCTGCGCCTTCGGATCCTCGGTAGCGGACTTAGAAGCGCTGACGCAACCGACAAGTAAAATAACCAGCGTAAAAACGAACGCAGCAATAGGAGTTTTCACTCTCCTCTCGTATATTTCTCTCATGAAAAATCCCAATCCATTTCTATATTTAAATAAAGACGAAGGAACGCGCTCACAGATAACCCAAAAATAACGTGGCCAACCCTAAGAAGCAGAAAAATCCGAAAATATCCGTCGTAGTAGTCACGAAAATGGAAGATGCGATTGCAGGGTCGATTCCCAATACGCGAAGAAGCATGGGAATCGATGCGCCTAACAATGCGGCCATGATGAGATTCGCCAGCATGGCAAAAAAGATGACAAGAGACAGGGCCAATTTTCCGGAGTAAAGATACACTGCTCCACCTGCAATTGCCCCGATCGTGATCCCGTTGATCACCCCTATGATACATTCCTTTCGAAATCCCGTGCCCCAATTCCTAGGGCTCAAATCTCCCGTGGCGATATTTCGTACTACCACCGTGATGGCCTGCGTTCCCGCATTCCCCCCCATTCCCGCAACGATCGGCATCAATGCCGCCAGTAATACGAAGGATTGGATCGTATCCTCGAAAAGCGAAACTGTGGAAGCGGCCAATACCGCGTTCCCCAGATTGATCACAAGCCAAATCAATCTTCTACGGATGGAATCCCAGATGGAAGTATTCAGCCTTTCCTCTTCGGAAACTCCCCCCATCCTCAGGATATCCTCGGAAGCCTCCTCCTGAACGATATCAAGAATGTCGTCTACGGTAATCCTTCCGATGATCCTGTCCAAATCATCCACTACAGCTGCCGAGACTAGGTCGTATTTTCGGAATACTCGCGCTACCTCTTCCTGGTCCGTATCGTAGTGGATCGAAAATACCTCTTCCTTTACAAGTTTCGCTACTTTCTGGTTTAGGGGGGCGAGAAACAAATCCTTTAACCGGATAAAACCTTTCAGGTGATTCTCCTCATCCGTTATATAGAGAAGATAGATATCATCCGTTTCCTTTGCGACCTTTCTCAGTTTGATGATTGCCTTGCGGACGGTATCGGTCTCGTACGCGGCTGCGAATTCCGTCGTCATTAAACGACCGGCGGTATATTCCCGGAAATTCAACTGTTTCCGGATTTGGGAAGAATCTTCCCGATCGAGGGAGTTTAGAATCTCTTCCGCCTTTTCCTTCGGAATCTCGGAGATCAGATTCGTAAATTCGTCTGTCTCTAGATTTTCCACGATGGGGGAAATTTCATGAACGTTCAGACGGGAGATGAAATCCGCCTGTAGTTCTTCGTCGAACTCTACGAGAATCGCGGATTGCATTTCGGAATCGCAAAGCCGGAAAACGTAAAACGCATCCTCTTCGTCCAATTTTTCCAGCACCTCCGCGATATCCGCCGGGTGATTGGCTTGTAAAAAGGAGAGTAGATAGGAATTGTCTTTGGATTCTATACTTTCGGAGAGGGATTCGAGCCATTCCGCGGAATGCAGGTTGGCCTTGGCGGAAACCGGATCCTTTGCACTGCGTTTGTCATCCATCTGGACCGAACCTCCCCTTTCCCGACAGATTCCGAAAAGATTTCCAGTCATCAATGACTTTCCGATTTTTCCTCCAAGAGTTTTTCATTTGACTCGGCGTTTGCCCGCTTAGAATGGAACCAGGTCCATCGAAAACAATATGAAAATCTCCGGCGCAAAATCGATCTTTCTCTGGATTCTCCTTCTAGCCTCCGTCTTCCCGGCTCGAGCCGACGTCATTTATTATCCTTGGGAATACAACAAACTCTACAATGAAAAGGTCGCCGTGGAGTTGGAACTGGATTCCTTGAAGACCCGCTACAGAAACGAAAGTGAGAATTCCAAAAAGGAAAAAATCACTCTGGAAAGTCGGATCCAAAGTTTGGAGGAACAGCTCGCAAACGAAAAATCCTTCCGCGAAACGGACAAAAACCAGCACGCGGAACAGATCAAAAACCTGGAAAATCAGATCGCCGTCCTCAAGGCCAAAAGCAGCAACAAGGAGAAAGAGCTCTTGGACGAAAACGCCAAGCAGTCCAAAAAATACCAGGACCTGATCTCCGAATTGAAATCCTCTTTGGAACAGGAAAAGCGGGATTGCATCAAAAAAACAGAAGATTTGAAAAAGGACTATGAGACTAAGATCGCTTCCTTGGAAGCGAGGATCGCTTCTTTGAACGACGAAATCGCGAAACTCAAGGATTTATCGGAGAACCAAAAGAACGAAAACGATCGTCTGAAAAAGCAGGCGGATGAATTGGAGGAAAAACTGAAAGGGGAAATCTCGAAGGGACAAATTCGGGTAAAAAGATTTGCCGGACGACTCATCATCAACGTGGACGATCAAATTTCCTTCGATTCCGGATCGGCGGATTTAAAAAAACAGATTCTACCCGCTTTGGATAAAGTGAAGGAGATCCTTTCCAATTACCCTGGGAACATCATTACTGTAGAAGGACACACGGACAACGTACCGATCCGAACCAAGAAATTCCAGGATAACTGGCAGCTTTCTACGGAACGGGCTCTTTCCGTACTTCGCTTCCTGTTGGATGATAAAAAGTTGGATGCTCGGAATTTCTCTGCCGCTGGGTATGGAGAATTTGCACCTCTCGTTTCCAACGATACTCCCGAAAACAAAGCTCTCAACCGCAGGGTGGATATCGTTGTCGTCCCGCGCAAATAGGAACGGTTCGGAAATGACCAAATCGTCTCCGTCGAAAGGCGATCACTCTAAAAACGCCTTCTCCGCCGATCCTTTTCTAAAGCAGACGATTCTCCGCCCGAAACGAAAGGGAACGGTGGGTTCTTTGCTTCTCGCAATCTTCTTGTCTTTGGGAATCTTCTTTTGGGAAATCTGGGGCTCTTCCGCGAGCAAAAGCCTAGCGCTTCTTGCGGATGCCGGTCATGTGGTCTCCGACTCTTTCGCATTCCTGCTCAGTTTAAGCGCCGTTCTACTCGCCGACCGCAAACCGAATCGAACCATGAATTTTGGATATTTCCGGGTGGAAGTAATCGCGGCCTTTCTAAACTCCATTTTGATCTTCGGAATCTCGGCGTTCATCCTATTCGAAGCCTGGGACCGCTTGCACGCCGGCTCCGTCGTCTCGCCGGACTTGATGTTCGCCTTCAGTCTAGGTACCATTCTGTTCAATCTACTCTCCGTCGGAATCCTGAAAAGGGTCGCGGGGGACAATATCAACCTCAGATCCGCTTATCTCCACGTATTAAGCGACTTACTCGCCACAGTCGCCGTACTCCTCGGAGCGGTACTGATCCGATACACTCACTGGAATTGGATAGATCCGGTCATCAGCATCCTTCTCTCGATACTCATCATAAGATCGGCAGGATCCATCTTCAAAGAAAGTTTGCTCATTCTTTTAGAGGCGTCTCCGAATCCGGAAGAATGGGACCACCTCCGACGCGATGTCCTATCGGTTTCCGGAGTCACCAGCGTCCTGACTTTCCATAGCTGGAGCCTAACCAAGGGAATCCAAGCCTGCGCTTTCCGTCTCGGAATCGATCCCGGATCCGATCCTAAAAAGATCGTGGAAGAGGCGTATAGCATGCTTCGCGAAGAATGGAAATTCGAGCAGATCTATCTACAACTCGAAGAACCCAAATTAACGGAAAAATTGGACGGGATTCTGGTTAAGACCCTACAGGAAATGAAGCCGG
The genomic region above belongs to Leptospira fletcheri and contains:
- a CDS encoding cation diffusion facilitator family transporter; this translates as MTKSSPSKGDHSKNAFSADPFLKQTILRPKRKGTVGSLLLAIFLSLGIFFWEIWGSSASKSLALLADAGHVVSDSFAFLLSLSAVLLADRKPNRTMNFGYFRVEVIAAFLNSILIFGISAFILFEAWDRLHAGSVVSPDLMFAFSLGTILFNLLSVGILKRVAGDNINLRSAYLHVLSDLLATVAVLLGAVLIRYTHWNWIDPVISILLSILIIRSAGSIFKESLLILLEASPNPEEWDHLRRDVLSVSGVTSVLTFHSWSLTKGIQACAFRLGIDPGSDPKKIVEEAYSMLREEWKFEQIYLQLEEPKLTEKLDGILVKTLQEMKPEEWGHSHHNHDHPDHHH
- a CDS encoding transposase — encoded protein: MSEKLGGRQVGTLVHTIAGSNGALILDSVPDQKMNTLGPIIRRNIPERSPIHTDSGYPWLNSVYESHRMVNHSAHSKDKRYQWARNRWVTKDGVHIQYAEGNHRAIKQAFSSYGYIRPEYSQLYLNEFCFFRNLRVFGLDAIVKSWRERIGVVEESAKADQGQIEPLHSGGKTRRLEAPPASQAPRFSPKLKAIIQTTVRISNKKCLLPDLSL
- the mgtE gene encoding magnesium transporter — encoded protein: MDDKRSAKDPVSAKANLHSAEWLESLSESIESKDNSYLLSFLQANHPADIAEVLEKLDEEDAFYVFRLCDSEMQSAILVEFDEELQADFISRLNVHEISPIVENLETDEFTNLISEIPKEKAEEILNSLDREDSSQIRKQLNFREYTAGRLMTTEFAAAYETDTVRKAIIKLRKVAKETDDIYLLYITDEENHLKGFIRLKDLFLAPLNQKVAKLVKEEVFSIHYDTDQEEVARVFRKYDLVSAAVVDDLDRIIGRITVDDILDIVQEEASEDILRMGGVSEEERLNTSIWDSIRRRLIWLVINLGNAVLAASTVSLFEDTIQSFVLLAALMPIVAGMGGNAGTQAITVVVRNIATGDLSPRNWGTGFRKECIIGVINGITIGAIAGGAVYLYSGKLALSLVIFFAMLANLIMAALLGASIPMLLRVLGIDPAIASSIFVTTTTDIFGFFCFLGLATLFLGYL
- a CDS encoding OmpA family protein; this encodes MKISGAKSIFLWILLLASVFPARADVIYYPWEYNKLYNEKVAVELELDSLKTRYRNESENSKKEKITLESRIQSLEEQLANEKSFRETDKNQHAEQIKNLENQIAVLKAKSSNKEKELLDENAKQSKKYQDLISELKSSLEQEKRDCIKKTEDLKKDYETKIASLEARIASLNDEIAKLKDLSENQKNENDRLKKQADELEEKLKGEISKGQIRVKRFAGRLIINVDDQISFDSGSADLKKQILPALDKVKEILSNYPGNIITVEGHTDNVPIRTKKFQDNWQLSTERALSVLRFLLDDKKLDARNFSAAGYGEFAPLVSNDTPENKALNRRVDIVVVPRK